Within the Mucilaginibacter sp. CSA2-8R genome, the region CGTGATCCGGCTCATAAAGATTCGCCTGATTATTGTTATTTGATTGGATCAGACAAGTTAAGCACTACACTTCATAAAATAAGCGAAAGTGCTAACAGTACCTATACCAACCTGGCAGTTGATTATAAATACAATGATCCTAACGATCCGGAGCGTATCTATTACCGGTCAGATCATTACAATTTTGCTAAACACAATGTGCCTATCATTTTCTATTTTGATGGTGTGCACGAAGATTATCACCGTGTAAGTGACGAGGTAAGTAAAATTGATTTTCCGTTACTGGTAAAACGTGCCCAACTGGTGTTTTATACCGGATGGGATTTAGCTAACCGCGATACCCGCCCTGTGGTTGACGTAACCAATAACATGCCGGCTACCCGACAATAATTATCATAATTGTATAAAATGTAAAAAACAAGCGCTGTGCATATTCTGCATGGCGCTTGTTTTTTATACCAAACTTAATATGTTAATAAATTATTAATACTTAACGGTGCTTTATGCACACATTTGGGTGCTTTATTCATTCTTATATTTATTATTCATTTAATCGCTCATTATATTTGCTTGCATGGGAAGTACGGCTGAGAAATTTTTGGAAGATTCGGAAGTAAAGGCGTTCGAGCCCGACCATAGGCGTATCATTAACTACAACATGGGTAAGTATCATGCGGCAGTTACCCGTGGTACGGCGCGTTTGGTAAATTTAGAAACGGCGAAGCGTAAAGCACACGTAGTTAAATGGCGGGTGATGGAAAATCTGGATAAGTTTTTACCCGAGTTTGAAGCTAATTTTCAGCGCCGTGGCGGTAAAGTAATCTGGGCAAATGATGTTGCTGAGGCCCAGCAGGAAATACTTAGCATTTTGGAAAGAGCTGGTGCCCGTAAAGTGGTGAAATCGAAGACCATGGCCACTGAGGAAATTGATTTAAATGAATTTCTGAAACTCAATAATATAGAGTCGCTCGAAACGGATTTAGGTGAGTACATTGTACAGTTACTGGAGCAAAAGCCTTACCATATTGTAACGCCGGCTATGCACCTCTCTAAAGAAGATATTGCCAAGCTGTTTAATGAGCGTTTTGGCACACCTATAGATGCTACGCCCGAGCAGCTGGCCGCCAAGGCTCGCGAGCTACTGCGCGAAAAGTATCTGCAGGCAGATGTAGGCATCACCGGCGCAAACTTTTTGATTGCCGATACCGGTGGCGTAGCCTTAAGCGAAAATGAAGGTAACACCCGCTTAAATACCACCTTTCCCAAAATACACATAGCCATTGTAGGTATCGAAAAAATAATACCATCTATGGCCGATTTAGACTTGTTTTGGCCCTTACTGTCCACACACGGAACGGGGCAGAACCTGACGGTTTACAATACTGTCCTGACCGGCCCGAGACAGCCCGGCGAAACTGATGGCCCGGAGGAAATGTATGTGATATTGCTTGACAATGGCCGTACTGATTTGCTGGCTCAAAAAGATCAGCGGCAGGGGCTGTACTGTATTCGTTGCGGCGCTTGTTTAAATGCCTGCCCTGTGTATCAAAATGTAGGTGGCCATACCTATAACACTACTTATAGCGGCCCAATAGGCTCGGTAATCACCCCGCACATGAAGGGGATGGAAGAGTTTAAGCACCTGAGCTATGCATCGAGCTTGTGCGGCCGCTGTACAGAAGTTTGCCCGGTTAAAATAGATATTCATAAAATGTTGCTGCTTAACCGGCGCGATGCTGTAAAGAGCGACATTGTAAGCACACCCGAAAAGTGGGGCTGGACAGCCTGGAAAACGGCAATGCAAAGCCGCAAGCTGACCGACTTTTTTGGTAGCGGAGTTAAAAACTTTTTACTTAAAAGCTTATTTAAAAAATCGTGGGGTAAATACCGCGAAATGCCGGTGGTAGCCGAAAAGTCGTTTGCTCAACGCTGGGCCGAAAAAACTGGGCCTGCCGAAAAAGATTAATATGAGAAAAGTAATATTAAACCTCGCGG harbors:
- a CDS encoding LutB/LldF family L-lactate oxidation iron-sulfur protein; this encodes MGSTAEKFLEDSEVKAFEPDHRRIINYNMGKYHAAVTRGTARLVNLETAKRKAHVVKWRVMENLDKFLPEFEANFQRRGGKVIWANDVAEAQQEILSILERAGARKVVKSKTMATEEIDLNEFLKLNNIESLETDLGEYIVQLLEQKPYHIVTPAMHLSKEDIAKLFNERFGTPIDATPEQLAAKARELLREKYLQADVGITGANFLIADTGGVALSENEGNTRLNTTFPKIHIAIVGIEKIIPSMADLDLFWPLLSTHGTGQNLTVYNTVLTGPRQPGETDGPEEMYVILLDNGRTDLLAQKDQRQGLYCIRCGACLNACPVYQNVGGHTYNTTYSGPIGSVITPHMKGMEEFKHLSYASSLCGRCTEVCPVKIDIHKMLLLNRRDAVKSDIVSTPEKWGWTAWKTAMQSRKLTDFFGSGVKNFLLKSLFKKSWGKYREMPVVAEKSFAQRWAEKTGPAEKD